A region of Diospyros lotus cultivar Yz01 chromosome 3, ASM1463336v1, whole genome shotgun sequence DNA encodes the following proteins:
- the LOC127796203 gene encoding antifungal protein ginkbilobin-like protein, translating into MDFLKLQIKTSLIGLILLGICCVGESNPNTNVSSVLCNNGVYSEGDPFGTSLAYVVAELEAATPTIQGYDYHNISPYPDAFAYGEAACNKNLTASDCSICLGAAKTAMFGACDRRIGARSLLVDCTISNLVSSIVAYLGITITSWFSYCAKG; encoded by the exons ATGGATTTTCTCAAGCTGCAGATCAAAACCTCTTTGATTGGATTGATCTTGCTGGGAATATGTTGTGTGGGGGAAAGCAATCCAAACACCAATGTGTCGAGTGTTTTGTGCAACAATGGGGTGTACTCAGAAGGTGACCCTTTTGGAACAAGTCTAGCCTATGTTGTGGCAGAACTAGAGGCTGCTACACCAACGATCCAAGGCTACGATTATCACAACATATCTCCTTACCCGGATGCCTTTGCCTATGGCGAAGCAGCTTGCAACAAAAACCTTACAGCTTCTGACTGCAGCATCTGCCTAGGAGCCGCCAAGACTGCCATGTTTGGGGCCTGCGACAGACGGATAGGTGCTCGCTCTCTCCTCGTTGACTGCACTATAAG CAATTTAGTTTCTTCAATTGTTGCATATCTGGGGATTACGATCACTTCATGGTTCAGCTATTGTGCAAAGGGCTGA
- the LOC127796611 gene encoding aluminum-activated malate transporter 12-like, translating into MMMSSTVVTIPMEEDEKNGRKQRPRMARQQKDGVYRKVIHSAKVGIALVLVSLLYLLDPLYQYFGDNAMWAVMTVVVIFEFYAGATLGKGLNRGAGTILGGGLGCLAAILADEVGGVGNAIVAGICVFVFGAAATYCRLAPSIKRRYDYGSMIFILTFNLVIVSGLRTDKIIEIALDRLSTIGVGFVICIATSLLIFPVWSSDELHNSTAAKFERLACCVEECLEEYFRVIDEKGIHPSESVSSCQSVLYSKPNDESLANFARWEPWHGKFGLSHPWDKYLQIGDVLRELAATITTLKGCIQSPLQPSSSSRQCIKEPCEAVGSLLAGILGELGETVMKMERPRPKELIASKLQSVKLELSLVASAPSKLEASENSTEGLGLASFMFLLLEIAEKVEVLAKEVEELGELPGFPTY; encoded by the exons ATGATGATGAGTTCAACAGTCGTAACCATTCCTatggaagaagatgagaagaatGGCCGGAAGCAGAGACCTAGAATGGCAAGGCAGCAAAAAGATGGCGTTTATAGAAAAGTCATTCACAGTGCCAAAGTTGGAATAGCATTGGTTCTGGTTTCGCTTCTGTATCTCCTTGATCCGCTCTACCAGTACTTTGGGGATAACGCCATGTGGGCTGTTATGACTGTTGTTGTCATCTTCGAGTTCTATGCAG GTGCTACGCTTGGGAAGGGCTTGAATCGCGGGGCAGGAACAATACTAGGTGGTGGTTTGGGATGTTTGGCAGCAATTCTGGCCGATGAGGTTGGTGGGGTTGGCAATGCCATTGTTGCAGGCATTTGTGTCTTTGTTTTTG GCGCAGCTGCAACATACTGCCGACTGGCACCAAGCATCAAAAGGCGATACGACTATGGCTCCATGATTTTCATTCTCACCTTCAACCTCGTCATCGTGTCTGGCCTGCGTACTGATAAGATCATCGAAATAGCCCTTGATCGGCTCTCAACCATCGGCGTGGGCTTTGTCATCTGCATTGCCACAAGCTTGCTCATCTTCCCTGTGTGGTCGAGTGATGAGCTTCATAACTCCACAGCAGCTAAGTTTGAGAGGCTTGCTTGCTGTGTTGAAG AATGCTTGGAGGAGTACTTCAGAGTGATCGATGAGAAGGGAATCCATCCAAGTGAAAGTGTTTCCAGTTGCCAATCAGTGTTATACTCCAAGCCAAACGATGAGTCTttg GCAAATTTTGCAAGATGGGAACCATGGCATGGAAAGTTTGGGCTTTCTCATCCCTGGGATAAATACTTACAGATTGGGGATGTTCTTCGAGAGCTTGCTGCTACCATTACCACACTAAAAGGGTGTATTCAGTCTCCCTTGCAG CCCTCATCAAGTTCAAGGCAGTGCATAAAGGAACCATGCGAAGCAGTTGGATCGCTGCTTGCCGGCATTCTGGGAGAGCTTGGAGAGACTGTTATGAAGATGGAGAGGCCCAGGCCCAAGGAATTGATAGCATCAAAGTTACAGTCAGTCAAACTGGAGCTTAGCCTAGTTGCTTCTGCTCCTAGCAAACTAGAAGCATCAGAGAACAGCACTGAAGGGCTTGGTTTGGCCAGCTTCATGTTCTTGTTGCTGGAGATTGCAGAAAAGGTGGAGGtattagcaaaagaggtagaagaaCTTGGGGAACTTCCTGGTTTTCCAACTTATTAG